A window of Cydia fagiglandana chromosome Z, ilCydFagi1.1, whole genome shotgun sequence genomic DNA:
CAACATGCTAAACCTAATATTAGTTAATAGTTGTTTTAtgtgacattataatatattttcaattatgttAATGTCTCTTTGAACCTAACATtatattatgaaaaatatatattaaatttttgACGTAATAATATTATACCAAGGTTCATTAGTTTATATTTGTAATGCATACAGCTATTCAATAGTTTTCTGTAGTCTCCACAACACGCTAGGTATTAATGTTAGGTTCTGATAGTTCAAAAGTAGTTATCTCACTTGACTTTTGCCCTGCGGTCCAATAAGACATAACTGACCAACAATAATTGAATCTTCCAGTGATAGTAGGCAAGAGATCACTCCAGTGTACGGCATAATTAGATCTTTGTTACCAATATAACATTCGTCGTCATTTAACCCTCTTgggtttttattttactagaTATACAAAAATATGTCAATGTGGATAGAGTTGGGCCGAGttaaatctgcaacgatttcgatagcacacgctgtgcaagtgttatttataagtaataatttcatagaagtttgacgtttaaaataattctctcgcgagtgctatcaaaatcattgcaggtttgtcttggtctgactctgaTTATTGATGTATGGTGGACTTATTAAACATTAAGTTTCAATTGAATATctcttatactaaaaaaaaaaaaaattacgtcaCTGACTCACAGATGATCGTCTAAATTCTTAGGGTCGTTCCTGAAGTTCtataaagctgaaatttggtatataagctagtagtacacaaacaacaaaaaaatcataaaacatGGAACTTTTATCCCCCAACCCCTTAAAGGAGGCCAACTAAGAGATGGAAGTTTGTATGACACTTCCGCAAGTTTTGATGCTAGAGGTCTGAAAATTGATATAGGGACTCCTTGtcatgaataataaaataaatcatccCTCCCTGCCCCACCCTTTATATTAAGGGATGGAAGTTTGAGTGGGTTTTCCCATACGAACTTAACATTATGCTAGATAAAATAATAGATGAGATGCAAAGATAAGAGAGTATATAGGCTAAAAAAGGCAGGGCACTTCTGATATGCAAGAAATACACTCccaaaaaagaaagaaaaaattaacaaaataaaacaatattggcataattaacttacaaaaagaaatgaaatcccaacaaaaatattttattgtaaaatgttgccaagacaAGACCATATATCTCGCACTGTcaagttatcagatctcatgTAAAGCCAAGCTTTTCTCTTCTACTCGCCCTAACTTCCCAAACTCAAAATACACCTTAGTCAacatatgtggcttggccgttttgCTACTGTCACATGGGCGTAAGGTGAAAAAAATGTATTCACTGCTCATTACTTTTCTGTTATACAATAGTTCTTGACTATGTATAACAAAAAGTTCTATGTCAACCTATAAGTGTGGCTTTTTCACTGTGGAACCGTTAGGGTTAGATCATAAAGTTATTTAACAATGGGGACGAAGCTGTAGTGGATTATACAAGCGCGCtctgaaataaaatataaatacccatatctatttatttattcctaAAATCGGAACTCTGCTTATTGACACTGAATTTTGTATCTATCAGAAAATTTGACAGGCCTGAGCCTAAAAGAGCTGAACTGTACTATTGGTTACTACCATATGGAGCGGGATGTATAATGGAttactaaaatataaataaatggcTTGGTTTTGCACTGGATTTCGGTTTCATGCACACAAAACAACAGTGGCTCAAgcctttaatattaaatttgctTACTAGTGATTTAAGCTGCCTGTAGGTAACTAGATTAaagctattatttttataaacttgTGCTACATAAAAAGGAAGCTTTgcgaaataattatgtaaataatgtGCTGTGAATGTGAACAACTGAACAAGATATTTTTTACAAGTGATGTTTTGCTTTTACAAGTAATGTACTTGTTGGTGTGCCATATCTGTGGACTAGACTCAATTTCATATTCTCTTATACTTAAAAGCAAGCAGGCAAAATAATTTCGattgttattgtttttgtatttaATGAAAGAATTGCCATCCTGCTTGTTTTCTTATGCCAGACAATTATTTCTATAAATGTAAACATTGCTTGTTTGTCATGTTTGTATACTGATGGTTATATGGGTTGCAAATCTTGCAATACAGAACTATTTGATGAAAAAAAGTGACACAAAAAGTCAGTGTAATACGAATTTGGCGTGTTTGGGATAATTGCCTAAAAAACCGGGCGTAACACGCACTCACTCACCACTACTGatattaaatatgttttatttttggaaaaaaataatgGGCCAAAAGCCAATGCAGatagctcattttacttaaaggaaacattattttatttaaaaacagaaacAATGGAGCGTAAatgattggcacgttggctacgcacccaggTCAGCTCTTGCAAGCTCATAATCTCACTTAACTTCACTTTCGTGCATAAAATATTTCGCAACATCACATAAGAAAGGTTTCAATCTTTATATAACAATGGTCCAAATTTCTTTCCACGTAAGTTAGTTGCATTTTGtggaatttttttatttttattttaaacatttttggtATGAAAATGTGCCCTATGAGCAAACATAAAAAGCAGACCACTAAATTGAACGCAACTTTTTGAATGCAAGGCTTCACGTTAAGTTTGTGCTGGATCTTGTAAAGCATATgaattattttgaattttacTGAGTCATTGTTGTTGTTTAGGTCGTGATCAGGGATATCAAAATGGCGAGTCAGATCGCTTTAGTGAGAACGACAGATGGGGCTCCGGCTCCGGGTCCGGCGGGCGCGGTGGCAGCGCCAGCGGCGGGCGCGAGCGCGGCATGGAGCGCGACGTGCGCCGCGACGAGGACTTCAACGAGCCGCCGCAGCCGCGCAACGACCGTTGGAAGGAGCCCGAGCCGCGCTCCGAAGACCGCGGCAATTCGCGCTGGGCCTCTGACGATGTCCGCCGTTCGAGCTCTCGCAGGGATGAGGTACATTCTGCACTCATTTGCGGTATTTCGTTTTGTATAACCATTGATGATGACAAATAAATCGAACTTTTATTGCGTTTACCAGTTACTAAGACTGTTTTACGTTTACCAGTTACTAAGACTGTTTTACGTTTACCAGTTACCAAGACTGTTTTACGTTTACCAGTTACCAAGACTGTTTTACGTTTACCAGTTACCAAGACTGTTTTACGTTTACCAGTTACCAAGACTGTTTTACGTCAGGCCCGTGTAAATTTAGCTATAATTATCACTTCTATTGTCTGTCTGTATATGTTGCAacatatacaattttttttttagactaagtattttttgtacaaaatccaCTCAGGCCATGaaaatgaatgttataaaacaaacataaaatcTGTTAAAATCGTACAAATGTTGTCTTAAAACTCTAGTCAagctaatataataatatgttttgcGAGAGAAGCGGttaagtatttatttgactcTCTAGTCGTTATCGGCACGGTAGTTGTGCCGACTCTGCATATTCACAATCATAATGAATGTATTGCATTACACGATGTGTTACAGAATGACTGGACGGTCCCGCTACCTCGCGACGAGCGGCAGGAGCTGGAGCTGTTTGGCACGGGCAATACCGGGATCAACTTCTCCAAGTACGAGGACATCCCGGTCGAGGCCAGCGGTGACCGCGTGCCGGATTTCATTACTAGCGTAAGTTATTCACAACTCTTATCATGTATGCTATAATTCACGAATTTGctttattttcatttaactacatacagtcagcagcagaagttgctaagcgggctagGTTTTAAACATTAccatgacacgctcttattctcttaacaatatagtcgcgtcaagattttttgaatacctggcccgcttagtaacttctgctgctaactgtacCTTTAACGACCAGTTAGCTAGCTGTTGTCACAAAACTTACAGTCAATGTCACATGCCATAAATTTCCACTTACATAAGTTACTATGAAATTTTACCATATTGGTAGTTAGTAAGTTGAGTGCAGTagtattttgtaatcaacaaagtATCACATTGTGTGGTCTATAGATACAGTTTTAAATGAAATAGAGATCAGTTCTTTAGTGTAACTTGATAGTAGTCAATATATCATTTGTAATCACATTCCTTCAATGTGAAGTTGTAAACTGAACATTATTACAAACGATGTTAGCATAATTGGATGCCTTTCTCTGTGTAGGCTATGCTTTAAATAAAACACATATATAATCTTATCTAGGAACTGACTAgtctagtacctacttaatcatAGATAAGTCTGGCTTACTTTTATTGATATTgccttttaaaaatatgtatttatgtttgtttattcattactagcttctgcccgctACTTCGTCTACGAGGAATGATGATTGATAATAAATTACCCTATGTCCTTTCCCGGGCCGTagactatctccataccaaattttatctttacagcgggcgcagcacggctccatttttatcgactatcactatgcgcgtccctttcgcacttacatacttgttagaacgtgacaggtatggtgacaagggataaaaacgccaccgtgctacgccgcctggtcaGTGGTTTAACCGTGAaaagataacagacagacagaattactttcgCATTATTAGTAGGGATTCATGCAAAATTTTACCATCAGCTGCAGACCACCAAGAATAAATttcaaatcatcatcatcatcatctcagccataagacgtccactgctgaacataggcctctcccttggacaaatacaaattatttattatataataaggcTTATGCCACACTTTTACAACACAgttttaacaacattttaagcTTATAGTTATAGATAAAAATTGCACATAATCAAAGTATTTAAAGTAAATAAGTACAATAATAGGTTTCTTATTGTAAATATTAGTTATTTACCCACATCAGTTGTCCTGGAATagcttatttattaaaaattttgtaCTAAGtctatggatatcactgtttaAACAAAACgggtgtatttttttttcgaattaacgatatattttcataaatatattgggaGGCAACAGTCAGAATATTAATGTCTTTAAATATATCTTTTACACAACACGTGAACCTAAATTGTAAATTTTGCGTATGCGTTGTTGTAAAATAGGTTGGACTTAAGCaagtacaatatataaaatatagacTCCTACCGTTCTGCCACCTCTCTGTGGTTTCCTAGATTAACGTGTTAATGTTATATGACAGTTCGAGGATGTTAACCTGACGGAAATCATGCGGTCGAACATAAGCCTCGCTCGCTACGACAAGCCCACGCCGGTGCAGAAGTACGCGATACCGATCGTGCTCGGACACCGGGACGTGATGGCCTGCGCGCAGACCGGCTCCGGCAAGACGGCCGCCTTCCTCGTGCCGATACTCAACCAGATGTACGAGGCGGGACCGGTCAAGCATATGGGGTCAGTACAACGCTAATATCCTGTACCATACACTTACAAATGACGGATCAAAATGCTATCCCTCAACTAACAAACAAATACACATTTATGTATACAGACGAGCATCTAAAATACTACGTGTATAGAAGTGGATGTAACAAATACAATATTCTCATTTAGAATTTTGCTATGCTCTTCAAATTTCGCAATCAAgagataattaataattttcgcTACACATGTGCCAGTGAATATGTAAGAAATCAATTTCGTCTACTTTTTGCGACGGAAAGTCCAAAGGTAGACAAGCAAGTAGACTTTGCTCTAAGTGTACCAAGAGAAAATAATTTGATCCTGATTTTTCACTGTTCGTTGCTTGTTAATTTAAATTCTCATCaagtgtaatttaattaatttgtcCATTCACTGCCTAGGCTTTTGAATGATAATTGTTACTGTTTGTTAATTAGCAATGTGTGTTCCAGACCTTATAATCGACGCAAGCAATACCCGCTGGGTCTGGTGCTGGCACCCACTCGAGAGCTCGCTACCCAGATTTTCGATGAAGCAAGGAAGTTCGCATACCGCTCCCGTGTGCGCCCTTGTGTGGTGTACGTATCATCTCTACGTTTTGACTGCATTTTCTATAAATATAAGTTTGAATGTTCTAAGActtgaatattttatattgtCATTTAAcggttaaatttaaaattaggtACGGTGGTTCACCGATCCACGAACAGTTCCGCGAGCTCGAGCGCGGCTGCCACCTGCTGGTGGCGACGCCGGGCCGTCTGGTGGACATGTTGGCGCGCGGCCGCGTGGCGCTCGACCACTGCCGCCACCTCGTGCTCGACGAGGCCGACCGCATGCTGGACATGGGCTTCGAGCCCCAGATCCGCAAGATCGTCGAGTGCCACACCATGCCGAAGACCGGCGAGCGGCAGACTCTCATGTTCTCCGCCACCTTCCCCAAGCAGATACAAGTGCTGGCGCAGGACTTCTTGAGCAACTACGTCTTCTTAGCGGTGGGACGAGTCGGCTCCACTTCGGAGAACATTACCCAGAAGGTTAGTTAACTAACTCGCCATTTTCACGTTATAAcattataagaaaaaaattgcaaaagtgTTCAGTAGGGGTTATGAATGATATTTTTGTATTCAAAATTTGAATAATATTTAATGTGGGTGTCATTTGGTTAGTAAAACGGGAACGTGTACGTACATAGCTGTCTAAACACATTGcttaagtacattattattgtcACAGGTGGTCTGGGTGGAAGAGTCACAAAAGCGCTCGTTCTTACTGGACTTGCTGAACGCTTCTAACCTGCTGAAACGTTCCCGCCCTGAGGAGGATCAACTCACGCTGGTGTTTGTTGAAACTAAGAAAggtacggttttttttttgtttgagtcatgttttaaaattatatctACATATTTGTAAGCTGGGGCGAATAGAAAGAGTAAATAAAAGTATGTGAGATTTTGGAAATTTAAATGGGTAATGTAATTGTGCAGGAGCGGATCAACTGGAGGAATACTTGGACAGCGACGGGTACCCGGTGACGTCGATCCACGGCGACCGCACGCAGCGCGAGCGCGAGGAGGCGCTGCGCCGCTTCCGCACCGGACAGACGCCCATCCTCGTCGCCACCGCTGTGGCCGCTAGAGGTCACCGCACAATACAATATTGCTCTTTACACTGCACTGTTCTAAGCTACACATCGCTATATATTTCCTTCGATCTTCCTAgataatcgttttttttttatattatttgttgTACACGCAACGACATTCCTACAAGATTTCTCAAAACAACAATTTCATTAGCATGCGTCGATCGATAAAACTTGGCTTTAGACTAACATATCAGTTTTATGTCTTTGCGTCTCCTACAATTAAGCTTAAACTTGGTATCCAATAATATAATGAGCAACGATATTCATACTATCCAAGTTAGTAAAAGATAAAGAGTAGAAAGAAAGTCCATGTTTACAGGCCGCTTATGCTTATGGTTTTATCTCTTCCCACCTTATCAACTCTGAAGGAATAACTGAAGCCCCCAGGTACGTATACATgtgatataatataaaaaagagACAGTTAAATGAACCTCTGTATGGCAGGTCTGGACATACCTCACGTGCGTCACGTGATCAACTTCGACTTGCCGTCGGACGTGGAGGAGTACGTGCACCGCATCGGGCGTACCGGCCGCATGGGCAACCTGGGCGTGGCCACCTCCTTCTTCAACGACTCCAACCGCGGCCTGGCGCGCGACCTCGTCGAGCTGCTGGTCGAGGCCAAGCAGGATGTACCCAAGTAAATATACTTACAGTTACGTTTAACTAAGCTCAAGCGTAAGCAAGGTATCTCAAAAGATACGTTCAGAATTTAGCACCTTATTCTGCTGTCGAACAAAATTAAAGTTACCATTGTTAGGTAATAGTAGCCAGAGAATAAGATTCCCACGCGGAAATCGTACTGGATTTTGCATTGCGCTAtaggtttattttaatattagaaagaaggtaagtgatcttgacgtcttttattgaaaaatacgtCACATCAATTATGTAACAATTCACAGGATGTTTTATTTATACCCTGCAACACCTGCAAACAGGCAGACCggcccactaggccagaccgtaTGAATATTGAATCTGCTATGGCTAAAGCGTTTGTCCAATAACAGTTGGCTAACGAGCACCGCGGCCGACGGGCGCCTGGGCAG
This region includes:
- the LOC134678523 gene encoding ATP-dependent RNA helicase bel isoform X2, which produces MSNVTNQNGTGLEQQLAGLDLQPQAPKSAGRYIPPHLRRQLQATTPQGRDQGYQNGESDRFSENDRWGSGSGSGGRGGSASGGRERGMERDVRRDEDFNEPPQPRNDRWKEPEPRSEDRGNSRWASDDVRRSSSRRDENDWTVPLPRDERQELELFGTGNTGINFSKYEDIPVEASGDRVPDFITSFEDVNLTEIMRSNISLARYDKPTPVQKYAIPIVLGHRDVMACAQTGSGKTAAFLVPILNQMYEAGPVKHMGPYNRRKQYPLGLVLAPTRELATQIFDEARKFAYRSRVRPCVVYGGSPIHEQFRELERGCHLLVATPGRLVDMLARGRVALDHCRHLVLDEADRMLDMGFEPQIRKIVECHTMPKTGERQTLMFSATFPKQIQVLAQDFLSNYVFLAVGRVGSTSENITQKVVWVEESQKRSFLLDLLNASNLLKRSRPEEDQLTLVFVETKKGADQLEEYLDSDGYPVTSIHGDRTQREREEALRRFRTGQTPILVATAVAARGLDIPHVRHVINFDLPSDVEEYVHRIGRTGRMGNLGVATSFFNDSNRGLARDLVELLVEAKQDVPNWLTSTAADGRLGSSGRRAGSRSGGGGRFSSAGGSGFGARDFRTQPRQPPRSAGASSIGSGFGYGGGGGSYGGNYGGSYGGGGGGGGSGGPDWWDS
- the LOC134678523 gene encoding ATP-dependent RNA helicase DDX3X isoform X1 gives rise to the protein MSNVTNQNGTGLEQQLAGLDLQPQAPKSAGRYIPPHLRRQLQATTPQGEESKRSSLDSHQSESRDNRSSFGGSSRGYDRGGRRDDRERDRDRDYDRGYDSRYPRRDRGRDQGYQNGESDRFSENDRWGSGSGSGGRGGSASGGRERGMERDVRRDEDFNEPPQPRNDRWKEPEPRSEDRGNSRWASDDVRRSSSRRDENDWTVPLPRDERQELELFGTGNTGINFSKYEDIPVEASGDRVPDFITSFEDVNLTEIMRSNISLARYDKPTPVQKYAIPIVLGHRDVMACAQTGSGKTAAFLVPILNQMYEAGPVKHMGPYNRRKQYPLGLVLAPTRELATQIFDEARKFAYRSRVRPCVVYGGSPIHEQFRELERGCHLLVATPGRLVDMLARGRVALDHCRHLVLDEADRMLDMGFEPQIRKIVECHTMPKTGERQTLMFSATFPKQIQVLAQDFLSNYVFLAVGRVGSTSENITQKVVWVEESQKRSFLLDLLNASNLLKRSRPEEDQLTLVFVETKKGADQLEEYLDSDGYPVTSIHGDRTQREREEALRRFRTGQTPILVATAVAARGLDIPHVRHVINFDLPSDVEEYVHRIGRTGRMGNLGVATSFFNDSNRGLARDLVELLVEAKQDVPNWLTSTAADGRLGSSGRRAGSRSGGGGRFSSAGGSGFGARDFRTQPRQPPRSAGASSIGSGFGYGGGGGSYGGNYGGSYGGGGGGGGSGGPDWWDS